Within Oryzias melastigma strain HK-1 linkage group LG23, ASM292280v2, whole genome shotgun sequence, the genomic segment tgcccacattgacttaaatggacactcagtgggttagctcgctacgctagccagcctcccGGTGGGCAGCGTAGCTCACTAGGTCGGTACAGATGAGCTTGCTAGAAAGATACtacagagcttgctagctcactacagtggagctcgctaactcgatacaactgagtttgctagctcactacagaggagctcactacagtggagctcgctaacttgaTACAacggagtttgctagcttgctgcagaggagctcgctagctctctaAAGATGAGCTCGCTTGCAAGCTACAaatgagcttgctagctcactacagaggagctcgctacagtggagcttgctaactcgatacagcagagcttgctaacatgctacagaggagcttgctagcatgctacagaggagctcgctacagtggagcttgctagctcgataaaTGGtgaatggtaaatggcgtatacttgtatagaaactcaatacagcagagcttgctacagcggagctcccAGGCACACTGCGCTGACCATCAGGCAGCTGGCCAGcgtagctagcatgctacagcggaggtCGCTAattcaatacagcagagctggCTAGCTCGCTGCAgatgagctcgctagctcaccaCAGGGAAGgtcactagctcgatacaacgaagctcactagctcaatatgGAGGAGCTTGCTATCATGCTACAacggagctagctagcttgctacagtggagttcgCTAGCACTTTCCGCTGTCTTccgggtggctggctagcgtaaCGAGCCATACCCACTGAgagcccacttaagccaatttgagcaaacacaggtggagccaccacagATACTGTGGACAAATCCATTTGTGGTctacattttctgccactttaaaaccatatgAAGTCCATTTGGCCTTGCTGACTGGGATTGAATCCCTTCTTAAATTAAACGGAGAAATTAGATGTTGGAATATTTCCTTACTGACCCTGTCCTATGTGCACTTTTGGAAGTGATTGGTTGAGTGATAGATTTTTTTCGTATGTATAGTTTTTAAACCATACATGGTTTGAATTATGTTTTAAGCTTCACAGACTTCATTACGTCTTTGTAtctctttttaaaacacaaaaattctaTGAAAAATACACTAGGACAGATTTATGTCAGCTAACTATTTGAAAAATCTACAATGTGGAAATTCTGAGTAAATAAATTAGGACCTCTGGAGAACAAATGAAGGTCAGTTGACCTTTGAGTTTTTCTAAGTTCTAAAACAAGTCGTCAAAGTCTCAAAACTTCCCAATAATTCTGGTTAGTGGCGGTTTAGATCAGATTAGTTGACTTGTTCCTTTCAATGACTACCTTCACTCTGGCTCATCGATGCATTGGAATGATCAGCAGAGGTTGGCAGGATTTCAGAGGATGTCTTCCAGTTGTACTCATCATTTGCTAcctgtaaaacacaaaacaaaatggttGGGCGGGGCTTATATTATCACAGATGAAAGGACACAACTATGATCCCAAATTCATCCTCTCAATTCCTGAAAGAAAAGACTGTTGGAAGCCACGTCTAGACCATGTGAGTACCAAGAGTTCTTCGTTGTACCGATCCTGTTCTTACGTTGTGTTCTTTGGTGCTGAACGAAGAACCGCTTCCCCCTTTCTCCTGCTCGTCCAGGGTTTGCAGCAGATCTTGTAGCCTCTCTATGTAGCTGATGGCGCTGCGTAGAATCTCCACTTTGGGTAGTCTCTGGTTGGGATTGGCCACGGTCTTCCTCTTCAGGGCGTCGAAGGCCTCGTTGATCTTCTTgagcctcctcctctccctgAGCGTGGCGGCCTTGCGTCTATCCGTGGGTGCCGACTTCTTCTTGCAGATCTTGCAGGCCCACATGAGGCACTGGCCCTCGCAGTGCGCCTGGAGGCCCGGAGGCGCGAGCACATGCTCCTCTCCGCTGCTCTCCCCACCGGTCTCCGACGGAACGTTGTCCTGGCCCGGAGACAACGGGCTGTCGTTGCTGTTGTACAGAGGAGACACTCCCGCTATGTCCAAGTGCTGCAAGGGTCCGTGGTCGGCCTCCTCCAAATACCGCAGGTCGCCGAAGAGATAAGAGCTGGTCTCAAAAAGGTCCATCATATTGTTGCACCCCTCTCACTGTTTGAGACAGAGGAACTCTGGCATTTAAATAGAGCAGCGGGGACACAGTCAACAGGCTTATATATAGAATGTGAAACTCTATCCAACACGGGTTGCCACATTGCAACAAGCATCTTTTTTTCCGTCTGCAAGTGGAACTTTGTGTGCAGACTCAAACCGATTCTGAATgattaaaagttttagtcacaaTTAAAGAATTGTGCAggaacatttggaaaaaaatgttttcctgtcaACATGAATTTTTGAATGTAAACTGAtgatgatttatatttttacccTTGAACATCTGAGTTTCAGCTCCTGTGTGTTTTATACCGTTTACGTGACATATTCTGAAGTGAGTAGATTTGCACTAATGTGACACATTTTTCATTAGTAAAGGTTATAAATGtatcatttaaccctttaatgttgTTGTGGAATTACAGGGTTAGCTTTACGTTGACAAAAGCAATAAATGTGTTGACTAACCTCTTCTTGCTCAACTTGAActtgtcagtattttttttttatttttttttgttcaaggaGTCACTATATTAGGGGGGAGGGGATTGTATTAAATGGTACATTTTGAATAGGGTGTTAAAGCGCTATCTTTTTAATACCGTATTTGGCGCAGATGGACAAAATAACATGTTCTATTAAACTATTCCACCGTTTTTTGCAATTAATTCCATCTGATTCTGAATCTGACAAAATTTAGCTTTGCGCTAATCACggctgggtatcaattataatttccagaacaattcgattcaattcaaaaGACCGTGAATGGATTAGATTCTGGTTCCGATTCTTCAATTCGATtcatttttgagtttacacatttatacacatttgtttagaaatacattaaaaatctactatatgatttcaagatattaatattaatctgatacagttcacatattgtaaaatgtattagtgaaataatgagattgttaatatcatacatggattctctaaaggagaaactctaacaaaaatgttcagatcattaacattgtaaacattgttctgcttctcctggaggacgtttcagtttggacactaggtggcgatcacactatagaaATACACCTTactcaagaagaaaaaaaaagatattttagaacacaaatagttactttaaaatatttcctttaaatagtttggaaaattcatacctatgagtttataaagatgttcttttagtcagcaatgtatgtttaggtcgaccgagcgttagcattagccgtccaatgtaaaattccattaaaagatagcatcaagctagcagactttgaTGTATGTGctatatttattcatattttttatgaattgattattgatctgttaattccaaaattgagtgcactaggaatttcccagaagtctttgggaaacactagcatgcatcgatgctcactgtattagtgaatatagaccacaatgcattgcgatcgataaatttttgccaaaaaaaaaatgtaaatttaattttgtaataaaccatccacattttcatcatcagaacacagtaaagtcataaaaagatataaaatgttcaaattgattcgattttgacCTCATggaatcggtgacgtcatatccggcgtttagcaaaacaaaagaaaagcaataaacATGGTGTACAAAGGGCTTTTAAAATCAAGAGCATTAGATAGTTTATtggtagttagggattagggtgacATTGCGCGTGTTGAAGGGTAATTAAGGAAGCAACTCTACTAAAATTACAGAAGTTAAATTGATCTAATATctccataactttttttttacttttcagtttgtaattaatcaaaatagaattagtttctttaaattttcttttcaagATATGACATATCCTAattatatatcatatataacattttattttaccacaATGAggtaaattttctttaaaaaaatctgaatataaatttaaggtttaattgaATTTGATCCTTTTTATATTAGAAAAAAGGGGCGTCTCTCAGTGATTTCTGGTCATAGCAACTTGATTTGTGTCGtctatttgtctatttttgaaagGCGTGAGGATCAAACGTTTTCCTTCCAACGGCGTCAaaagaccatgttaaaaatttgTTCTGTAGAAACCAAAGGGTAGCATGTTTGATTGATCTCTTTTAGAGTCAGAAACTTCACAGTCACAGCTCACAAATAAGGaaggaaagaaaatgtttgtgtcgACAATTCAAACCCACCGGTGACACTCAACTGAAGATAGAAAGAACTCCATTTTGATGGGTTGCTGCaagaaaatacttaatttttctaaaaacggGATtaaggcaggaaaaaaaaagtagatttttgtaataaaacgGTTCATGTGGACTCCCCTTCATTTCTCATTCACTGATTGATGGCAGATTTTACGTGAAAAGGGAGCTAAAGCCTCCTACTCTTTGCACTGGAATTACTCATGGATATACTGTCTATTACTGCATATGTTcctataataaaacaaaaaaaatgaaaagcttcatgtgtggagttttattttactaGGAATGAgacaaactgcaaaaaacaggagttttcagtacgatacgtatcgtgaaaCGATAAATATCTTGATTTATCCCAAGACCgtaccagacaatattttactattttttaaattatgacttaagaattatctgaatattaatacacaaAAGTAAACTTGTAAAGAACATGAAACACTGCAACtatatctcataaacaagttgcttttacccacaaattcatggtgattttttttttttaatggtaatttaggaaatatttcagtaaaaataataaaaagtaagtatgAACTATGTGTTTGCTAATAAATACTTCATTAAATATCGCCTTTTAAATCAAGTATCACCAAGTAATCGATATATTTCTTTAGACTCCTGGTTTTCAGTTTAGTTTCTGgcacaaaaaggcaaaaattatgcaaatttgcGAGTAGAAATCAACAACTGCAAATCCGGAGTCCTTGAACTAGAGTGTGTCTGCAGAAATTTGTCACCAGTTCATATTTCTCTCAGGATCCTTTGTTGAAATCCatttttattgaactctctagaATAGATTTCTGGACATTTTTGGCACCTTATTACACAAATTGTTGATAAATGACGACATATTGGCGCTCTTTTcccaaaaacatggttttgaTTCACGGCTCTAAAATGACAGCAGAAGTCACCATCAATTGGTCTGATTCAGATTTAAAGCCTGAAAACCTGACAGCCATCTTCATTTTtgaggtttgtttttaaatatttatgcggctttattattattcagttGGGTGAAACGTATTTGAAAACATGGAGtctattttttgggaaaaaacaactttatgtaCTTTAGCAGCTCTGACTGATGTCTAAATTGATGTAGAAGTTTAAGATTCAATAAGTAATCAATGTAATCATTAGAAATAATGGTGgattcaccaaaataaaacaaccaaacatgAACTGTGGCTTCTCAAAAGCATTGGAGTTGGTTCGTCTCGGCCTCATAAATAGAAACGTGGCTCGTTGGAGTGAGATTCAGAAAGATAAAAGCGTGATTTACTGCCTGTGGAGCTGCAAACTTCACCGGGGGAATGCGAGAGATTCCTATTTCTGTGCCTCCCAATGACCTCATGCAATGAAACCAATCAAGGTGAAGCAGCTGCTCGATCCCCGAGATCTGATAGAAAGAAGAGAAACCGCCTTAAGGAGAGGTGGAGGTGAAGAAAATGACTGACAGCTTAATTTGAGAGTCAAGGCATGTacgtaaataacaaaaaaaaaatttaaaagggTTGATTTTATGGGTTatattaacagaaaaaacatttttaattgtcaaaacaacatttttatggtCCTTTTTTTATACTGGATATTTCCTGACCTCCCAAAAACAtacataatttttaattttacccCAAAATACCTccatatttcaaattaaaaactatttttcaataaatttacATAGTTACTGATTATTTGCATCCTTTATTTTAGACTTTATgggttatattttaaatttctagCCAATTTTAACATATTGTAGCAATTAGAAAACTTGTTATTAAACCCTTTCCATTTCTACACTATTTCattcttattttaattcaatatttCTGCTGCTACTTTGTTTAGGATCNNNNNNNNNNNNNNNNNNNNNNNNNNNNNNNNNNNNNNNNNNNNNNNNNNNNNNNNNNNNNNNNNNNNNNNNNNNNGGAACCAGAACAGGTCTTTGCGGAACTCCACAAGTAATGTTGAATCacaatactgtaaaaaaaagggaaaaaagtgtaaaacttttagatttttttaattttatgcacagcttttgtgttttaaaagtaaaaattaattatatatatatatatatattaaagcaACTTAAGATTAGGAAATGTTGGCAGCATTAATTAACGagtataaaaatatagttttattatAGCAGATTcatatttgaaggttttttttttgttcttttcagggTCACGAGAGAGCTGGAGTCCAGGGCCAGCTGTCACCGGTCGAGAGGTGGGGTGCATCCTGGACAGGTCCATTACGGGGGGCCACACAGACGGGAAAACAAGCATCCTCTCCCGCACTCCGTCCTATGGACGCTCACTAATTAGCTTCACATGCATGTTTCTGGACGTGAGAAAAACTCCCGCAGTGAAGGATGGAGCtgtgacaaaacatgaatttgagTTTCGTCGCAGAAAGAgttaacaaaatagaaaaactgcagaaaataagATGGATTTTAATTCCGCCATAAAACGTAATCATAAAACCAATTTTAGAGGTGTTTATacagataaacaaacaaaatcttgtgtttttaacgcattaatgctaaaaatataATTCCCTTCAGGTGAAATGAGCACATCTTAGAGATCCCTGCTGTGCCTCCATGGTGgatccctccctccctccctccccagGGCTACAGTGCATCCTGAGCCCCATCATAAATTGCGGTCCGTGTCAAGGGGTTGACACTTCAGCTGTCAGGGAGAATCATGGCATCGCCTGTGCAGAAAATCAAACTGGAAGATCTGGCCTCtcaggaaaagaggaaaaaagtccGGACGGACTGCGGGAAATGTGAATCTCTACGGACTCCGGAAGAAGACGGAGATGCGGCCTGGACGTTCGGCGGTGAAAGCTAACAGGGTTTCAAAATGGCCTTCTGGGGGTCGtctctgttttatattttccccACTTCCATGTTTCTGATTCAAAGGCTAAAAAAACTcgtggacatcacattttgggttattttaattaattctgcTCAACTCCTGTGACTACATGTGACTAATATGGATGCTAacaagtcattttctaagatttaTGTCAGTTCTTTTTACATTGGCGCCTGCAAAGAAGCACACAGGCTTTGAACTAACTCTTCTACAGTTTTACTAGCCTAGCAATCCACGTAGCCATGCAGGTACCTgctttaagtcatgtgaccaagagGGATGTTATGAACAGAATGCAGCAGTTTTCCAGACTCTAAAGATAAACTAAATGGGAGTTGGGGACCACTGTGTTGAGCTACACTTTAGGGTGCAGCAAAAATCATCTGATTGTGTCAACATTTCACTGCTCTAAAGAGTTAAGaatcagtgcaaagctgctttctcCATTGGAATTACATGAAATGCATTAACTGTTATTTCAACAAGTGTTATTTTTTCGTGTGTCTGCAGTATTTgtggtattaaagggttaaaatatgtGTTCTCTAACTTTCCTAAAGTAAAGGGATGCAAAGTCataaaatacaagaaagaaGGGTgcaaatttatgagaataaaagctgcaattttacgagaaaaaggaagaaccttttgagaaaaacagtcaagaatgtaagagaaaaaaataaaaatatttatgagaaaaatagtaataaatttatgataaaaaaaaagtctcaaaattACGTGAAAATAGTCAAagttacgagaaaaaagttgcatatttacaagaaaaagtcatgaaattaaaagagaaaaagtaatacatttacgagaaaaaagtaaaaaatttaagagaaaaaaacctcaaaaagttacgagaaaaaatgttataaatctacgaggaaaaagtcatacatttacaagaaaagaagacaaaaatattcgagaaaaaagtcattaattacgaaaaaaagttttgtactgATCTATCAGTCTGGCTTAATGTTTCTATCACTGCTTCACCGTCACNNNNNNNNNNNNNNNNNNNNNNNNNNNNNNNNNNNNNNNNNNNNNNNNNNNNNNNNNNNNNNNGGGTgcaaatttatgagaataaaagctgcaattttacgagaaaaaggaagaacctttagagaaaaacagtcgaaaatgtaagagaaaaaaataaaaatatttatgagaaaaataggaataaatttatgataaaaaagtctcaaaattacgtgaaaatattcaaagttacgagaaaaaagttgcaaatttacacgaaaaagtcatgaaattaaaagaaaaaaagtaatacatttacgagaaaaaagtaaaaaaatttaaaagaaaaaaact encodes:
- the myf6 gene encoding myogenic factor 6, coding for MMDLFETSSYLFGDLRYLEEADHGPLQHLDIAGVSPLYNSNDSPLSPGQDNVPSETGGESSGEEHVLAPPGLQAHCEGQCLMWACKICKKKSAPTDRRKAATLRERRRLKKINEAFDALKRKTVANPNQRLPKVEILRSAISYIERLQDLLQTLDEQEKGGSGSSFSTKEHNVANDEYNWKTSSEILPTSADHSNASMSQSEGTSESSASSSLLRLSSIVDSITNGEKIHFPAGGSEN